GTGCGGTGATCGAGCTCGCGGATCCGCTCTCCATCCGGCGAGCGAACCGCGGCCTTTCCCTCGTCGTCACAGAACCAACCCGCCGCACTTGGCTTCGCGCCGAGGCGTGCAGTGGCGCCGACGAGACCACCGCGCTCGAACTGGAAGGATTGGCGGCGGGTGCGCTGGCGGTCGGGGACTCCCCGGCGGCCGTCCGGGCGGCGGCACGGGCCGCGGAGCTCTCGGGCGACACCGGCTCGGCGCCACACCGCTGGTTGCTCGCAGCGAGAAGCGCGTCGATGGCCGGGCTCGACCCGACCGTGTACATCAACCGGGCACGGACGGGGCCGATCGAGGTCAGAGCCGAGGCGATCGTCCTCGAAGCGGCGGCCGTGTCGCTGGCGAGGCGCGCCTGGGTCCTCGCAGAGGGGCGATTCGACATCGACCACCCGTTTGGCCTGATGCCGGCGATCGCCATCGCGGTCAATGCCCATTTCGGCCCCAACGGTCACGCCGAACTGTTCGAGTGTCGCCGGTTGGTGCAAGCTCGGGCCGCCGTCGATTTGGCGACCCCGGTGACGATGGGCCTCGTCGTCGCCGGCCGACACGAGGAGGCGTTCGAGTTCGCCAAGGCGATGTACCGACAATCGGTACGCGACGGAAGGATCCTCGCCGCAGCATGGACGGCGACGGCCGCCGGTATGGCCAGCCTGCTGATGGGAGACCTTCCGGCGACGCGGCGTTGGTGCACGCTCGGCCTTGAGCTCGGCCAGGCGGCCGACGTGCCCTATGTGATCGCTCAGGCGACCAGCCAACTGGCCACGGTTGCGGCGTTGCGCGGCGACCGCGAAACCGTCGCCACGCTCACCGACGAGATCGACGCTCCGCCGCTGTGCGACTCGCCGACCCCCACGCTGCACTCGCGACGGTTCGCCTCCATCCTCGACGAGCTCCAGTCCGGCTCCTTGGACCTGGCGGTCGAGCAGCTACGTGCGTTTCGTGACGTGGCAATCCCGATGGCCGAGCACTGGCCGATTGCCTACGAGCTCGTCGAGGCACTGGTTCGCCTCGGCCGCAACGACGAGGCCCTCGAGGTGATGCCCCTCGTCGATGCCATCGAGGCCGAACGGTCGCTTCAGCACGGCGGCCAGATCGAGCGATGCCGTGCGCTCACCGCGGGGCCGGAGAACTTCGACCATCACTTCCTCGTCGCGATCGAATGTCTCGAGGGCCAGCACCGTAGCCTTGAGCTTGCACGTACCCGCCTGTGCTTTGGCGAGCGGCTGATCGCCACCGGGCGCAACTCCGAGGCGCTCGAACCGCTTCGCTCCGCGTTGGCGACCTTCGACAACCTCCGTACCGGTCGGGCAGCGGGGCTTCCCGAGGAGGTCGACACCACCCACATCGACCCCGCTGCGGCAGCGGCATCGGGTTTCTACGGCTTCATGTCGCGGGTCGACCATCTCAGCCTGCTCGACACGCTCGCTGGTTGGGACCGCAGCCTCGGCAACGATTTACCGGTGTTGAGCTGGTGCAGCTTGGCGGTCACCGACGCTGCGGGCCACGAGAGCGGCCCGCACGGCGAACTCGCACGCGCTGCAGTTCGCGACAGCGACGCGCGCGTCGGAGAGATCGTGACCGCGGTCGAGCGCGCAGGGGTGTTGGAAAGGACCGCGTTCTTCGTCATCGCCGATCACGGAATGGAACAGTGCGACCCCGAAGTTGTGCGCCCCTGGGAGGACGATCTCACCGAAGCGGGGGTACAACATCGCATCCTCGGTGAAGGGCTCATCTACCTGAGCTAATGCCGTGTCAAGACTGCCGGGCCGACTCAGGGGTTCAGATTGAGTTCGAGCAGTGCCGGGCCAACG
The DNA window shown above is from Microthrixaceae bacterium and carries:
- a CDS encoding alkaline phosphatase family protein, whose translation is MDLRGFEIVEVGPLTATDSVELLASFHHWSPAVAAEVARRSGRNPLTLLEVGRTLTDGQRRGMEKLPDRLPTGSATIRLFRGQIEALSDETRFALLVAALCNEPGQGEVEAACATTGSGEPNWADLERARLLTRRGDRLEFTHPLVPSAVIELADPLSIRRANRGLSLVVTEPTRRTWLRAEACSGADETTALELEGLAAGALAVGDSPAAVRAAARAAELSGDTGSAPHRWLLAARSASMAGLDPTVYINRARTGPIEVRAEAIVLEAAAVSLARRAWVLAEGRFDIDHPFGLMPAIAIAVNAHFGPNGHAELFECRRLVQARAAVDLATPVTMGLVVAGRHEEAFEFAKAMYRQSVRDGRILAAAWTATAAGMASLLMGDLPATRRWCTLGLELGQAADVPYVIAQATSQLATVAALRGDRETVATLTDEIDAPPLCDSPTPTLHSRRFASILDELQSGSLDLAVEQLRAFRDVAIPMAEHWPIAYELVEALVRLGRNDEALEVMPLVDAIEAERSLQHGGQIERCRALTAGPENFDHHFLVAIECLEGQHRSLELARTRLCFGERLIATGRNSEALEPLRSALATFDNLRTGRAAGLPEEVDTTHIDPAAAAASGFYGFMSRVDHLSLLDTLAGWDRSLGNDLPVLSWCSLAVTDAAGHESGPHGELARAAVRDSDARVGEIVTAVERAGVLERTAFFVIADHGMEQCDPEVVRPWEDDLTEAGVQHRILGEGLIYLS